In Brassica napus cultivar Da-Ae chromosome C2, Da-Ae, whole genome shotgun sequence, the sequence TTTGCTTACATCGTTAAGCCAGTCCACAACTTGTTGGATATTTGGTCTTCTCATAGGGTTCTGGTTCACGCACATGCAGGCTATGTCAAGAACACGTATCATCTCTCTTTCATCACCACCCCTCTCTCTCAGCAACGGATCAAACACCTCCTCTAGTTTTCCATCCTTCCTCATTTGATGCACCCACGCGACTATCTCTCTCGACACCTTTGGTTTAAAAACCTCCATCGGCCTTTTCCCGGTGAGAAGCTCGAGCATGACCACGCCGAAACTGTACACGTCACCTCTCAAGGTAGCTACCCATGCTTGTCCATACTCTGGGGGAATGTAGCCCAATGTGCCCACAAGCTCCGTTGTGACGTGTGTCCGGTACGGAAGGATCAGTCTTGATAACCCGAAATCTCCGAGGTAGGCCTTGAAACTGCCATCTAAAAGGATGTTGCTGGACTTGATGTCTCGGTGTACTATATGTGGTTCGCATACCTGGTGCATGTAGGCTAGTCCACAGCTTGCTCCTCTCATGATGTGAAGTCTTTTCGACCAATCCAACTGAGCTGGACCTTCGGGGTTTTCATGCAGCCAATAATCTAGACTCCCGTTCTCCATGAACGAGTAGATAAGTATACGTGCACCTTCATGGACGCAGTAGCCTTGTAGATCGACCAGGTTTTCATGTTTGGCCCTGGAGAGAACTTCCACCTCGGCCTTGAACTCTTTCTCCATCAGACCGTAGTCTCCTGTGAGTTTCTTAACCGCCACGTTCGTCCCATTGTCCAATGTAGCCTTGTAGACAAGACCAAACCCGCCGCATCCGATAATATTAGCTTGACTGAAGTTGTTGGTAGCTTTCAAGAGCTCGAATATGGTCAGGTCTTTTGCTTCGTATCCACTGTTTCCGAATAGCAGCACGAGGCTTATATCTTTCTCCGAATCTAAAGGAACTTCAGAGTACGAGGCGTCGGAGCTTATCTCCAGCCCCGCGTGCTCAGAGTCTCCTGGATTAACCCTCCTCTTCTTGTCCATCACCCACAGAGCAAGcatcaccaaaaccaaactgACCCCGAAAAAGATCCCAATGACAAGTCCCACAACAAGGGGTGTGTTAACTTTTTCTCTCGTCTTTGTAGAAGAATGCTGAGTACTTGGAGACGTGCAGGAGGTTAGCAGTACACCACCGCACAACAATGGGTTTCCTTCAAAATATGATTTTGGGAAAGCATCAAACTGAGCTCCTGTGGGTATCTGCccactgagagtgttgttggcaACATTGAAGTAAGACATGAAATGGAGTCCCGTGAGCGACCAAGGGATCCTACCGGATAAACTGTTGTTGGAGAGGTCCAGCCGCTCTAAGTTTGTGAGGTTTGACAACTCATCTGGAATGCTGCCAGTGAAGTTATTAGCTTGAAGCTCGATGACAATGAGAACCTTTAACCGTCCAATCTCCACCGGTATAGTCCCGTTGAGATTATTCTTATTGACGTATATCGCGGGTGGGAGGCTGGAGATCTGATTGTATTGCTGATTAGAGGTGACATTGTTAGGACTGACGAAAACAGGCAGCTCTAGATAGCTCCTCTCTGTTGCATCGTACACCTTTTGGGACATGAGAGCACTCAGCTGAAACAGTTCCTTTGGAAGCTCTCCCGTAAGAAGGTTACTTGAGAGATCCAAGTAAAAAAGGTTTGGAAGTGTTCCTAACCAACCGGGAATAGACCCCACGAGTTGGTTTTGTGAGAGGTCCATGAGCTCCACGCTCTTGAGCTTGATCAGCCAAGCGGGTATTACTCCTCTCAATCTAGATCCGCCAGTACCGAAGATTTGGAGCTTTGGAAATGCGCCTGGCGCTAGAAAGTCCTCGTTGCTTGGTagcgtttcgtcgtaaaagttCCTCGCAATGATGAGAGTAGAGAGCTTTTTACAGTGTTGAAGAATGCTGAGGGCGCCTGTGATGTTGGTCATTTGATTTTGTGAAAATGTGAAGAAAGACAGGGACTCCAGTTCCAGTACTTGTGGAGATATCTGTCCTGTTAGCTTGTTCCCTGCGAACCTCATCGCGGTGAGGTTCTTGCAGGAGTATACCGTCGAGGGGAAGTCTCCGGTGAAGCTGTTGTTTCCGAGGTCAAGAACGCTGAGGCTCTGGAAACGGGAGAAGTCTACATTCGATAAGGTTCCTCCCAGAAGGTTAACTCGTAGATTCAACTTCACAAGCTTTGTGCAATTGGATAAAGAGACGGGGACGGAGCCTGTGAGGTTGTTTATATGGAGCTGGAGTCTGCGGAGATTGAAAAGCTTACCTATGTTCTTTGGTATCTCTCCTTGAAGTTGATTGAAATAAAGGTCAAGCAGTCTCAGTTTCGTGAGGCTTGTGATCCCATCATCGATGTTTCCGGAGAGTTGGTTTGCTGGTAGAAGAAGTTCCTCGAGGTTAGAAAGATTGTAGATTTCTTTTGGGATTTCGCCGGAGAGTTTGTTGAAGCCTGCTCGAAGAACGCCTAGCCTGGAGCATCTGCCTAGTCCTTGAGAGATAACGCCTGTGAATTTGTTATAAGAGACATCCAGTTTGGTGAGCCGCGGTGAAGATGTGCAGATGATGGAAGGGAGTGGACCGGTGAAGCTGTTGTTGCTGACATTGAAACTGGTTAACCTGAAAGCACCCTGAAGGAAAACAGAACCGGGTAGGATGTCGCCTTGGAAAAGATTGCTGGAGAGATCAACGGTCTGAATTGGGAAGTTTTTGTTGCTTCCATTGGTTAATGATTGTTCAAATGGTGATTTACCACTGAAACTGTTGTAACTGAGATCAAGAACCGTGAGCTGGTCAAGAGCAGAGAAGAAGCCTTGTGGGAGAGGACCAGAGAGACGGTTGTAAGAAATGTTGAGTTGAGAGAGACGATGGAGATTCAAAACAGAGGGCGGGAGAGTACCGGAGAGACCTCTAGAGGGCAAGAGAATCGCAGTGACTCGGTTTTGGGGAGAATCATCGCAGGAGATTCCTTCCCAGGAGCAACAATCAGTAGACGTGTTCCAATGCAAAGGAGAAAGTGGAGATGATACGTTGGTGGAGAACAAGAGGAGAGAGTCTCGGTCTTGGAGGTTGCATACAGCTTCTGAAACTGTAAGAAAGAAGACAGAGAGGGaaagaagataaataaaaatcacaagGAGACCAGTGGATTTTGATCTCATCTTCTCGTCAATCATGGCgagaacaagagaagaagaagctgagaaaGATTGAGTAAGCGtagagaaggaggagaagacAAAAGAGAGGGAAAAGTAGCAAAAGACATCATTATCCAATCTGGGTTTCTGACTTTCTGTGTCAGAAGCTTGTAAAATGGTTCGTTGACCAAAGGGAATAGTCAGACCAAAGAGAAGAAACTTTCTTGTCACACCCAAAGTTAAATTTTCAtgctttttgttattttatcgTTTTATCTGTTGACCCGGATTGTGCTTGTGGCCCGTGTCTTGTAGGGgtgggacggatccggatatccgggaaatttagggtaaccggatccgtcggatccgtggatttaatatccggatctggattcgtggtttccggatatccgggtttcggatatccgtctcgatattctattatTCGCGGAtgtccggatccggatccgtcaaaataattaaaaataatttttttaacaaaaaaatactaattttttaatataatacataaattaaatatttataaatatatttatatatgtttataatattgtaaaaactgaaatataatattataatattaattcatgtataaatattaatatatcaaatataaatattaataaaatttaaaaatttaatgtattttaaaaatacggatccggatctggatatccggacttaaaaattaagatatcggatccggattcggtttgcacggatccaagattttactatccggattcggatccggacaccccggatatcctattttcggagcggatccggagcggatctcggatcgaatccggatctcggataataagtctcaGGCCTAGTGTCTTGTGTGTAGATTTTTGCcctaaagtttttttaaaattattattcctCTTGTAGTAAAAGTCTCTAAAGTTTATTATTCGCAATCAAGTACAACCTTCTAAATGTTTATGAagcagattgtggatggctcataagcaagagattatgatttgtaatatttccatttatctattaCGGTGTAATCTCTTTTATAAGGAACAtgtatgttatgaataaagataggctattctattacttttataacatgttatcagcacgaaactctaaatccctaagctaatacccaaatcaaaaaaccctaaaaccctaaccctagccggcgatccgacgaaccctaaaccccgatcgcgtctcttattcccgcatctgttccagctcgcgtccccgatcagcttcagcccaaggcgttcatgatcctagctcagacgttcgcgacccgagagcagctccaaCACGCGACATCTTTTtcgttcgcgacagcatcagacagctcgcgtccgacgatcaaggcattcccgatcaagcaacaaaggacgtctgcgacccgatagaagcgactcgatccattccagctcgcgtcccgttcgtgtccagctcgcggctcaactcctttggtggtccgattcaaca encodes:
- the LOC106433038 gene encoding tyrosine-sulfated glycopeptide receptor 1-like; the protein is MIDEKMRSKSTGLLVIFIYLLSLSVFFLTVSEAVCNLQDRDSLLLFSTNVSSPLSPLHWNTSTDCCSWEGISCDDSPQNRVTAILLPSRGLSGTLPPSVLNLHRLSQLNISYNRLSGPLPQGFFSALDQLTVLDLSYNSFSGKSPFEQSLTNGSNKNFPIQTVDLSSNLFQGDILPGSVFLQGAFRLTSFNVSNNSFTGPLPSIICTSSPRLTKLDVSYNKFTGVISQGLGRCSRLGVLRAGFNKLSGEIPKEIYNLSNLEELLLPANQLSGNIDDGITSLTKLRLLDLYFNQLQGEIPKNIGKLFNLRRLQLHINNLTGSVPVSLSNCTKLVKLNLRVNLLGGTLSNVDFSRFQSLSVLDLGNNSFTGDFPSTVYSCKNLTAMRFAGNKLTGQISPQVLELESLSFFTFSQNQMTNITGALSILQHCKKLSTLIIARNFYDETLPSNEDFLAPGAFPKLQIFGTGGSRLRGVIPAWLIKLKSVELMDLSQNQLVGSIPGWLGTLPNLFYLDLSSNLLTGELPKELFQLSALMSQKVYDATERSYLELPVFVSPNNVTSNQQYNQISSLPPAIYVNKNNLNGTIPVEIGRLKVLIVIELQANNFTGSIPDELSNLTNLERLDLSNNSLSGRIPWSLTGLHFMSYFNVANNTLSGQIPTGAQFDAFPKSYFEGNPLLCGGVLLTSCTSPSTQHSSTKTREKVNTPLVVGLVIGIFFGVSLVLVMLALWVMDKKRRVNPGDSEHAGLEISSDASYSEVPLDSEKDISLVLLFGNSGYEAKDLTIFELLKATNNFSQANIIGCGGFGLVYKATLDNGTNVAVKKLTGDYGLMEKEFKAEVEVLSRAKHENLVDLQGYCVHEGARILIYSFMENGSLDYWLHENPEGPAQLDWSKRLHIMRGASCGLAYMHQVCEPHIVHRDIKSSNILLDGSFKAYLGDFGLSRLILPYRTHVTTELVGTLGYIPPEYGQAWVATLRGDVYSFGVVMLELLTGKRPMEVFKPKVSREIVAWVHQMRKDGKLEEVFDPLLRERGGDEREMIRVLDIACMCVNQNPMRRPNIQQVVDWLNDVSKEEAKEETM